A single genomic interval of Asinibacterium sp. OR53 harbors:
- a CDS encoding phosphatase PAP2 family protein, whose protein sequence is MQRPSSLTTVSLFTRKDLLLTGILSFVYLLLSSFLIGFKSDQLILVALFNTFYYLSAATRRFITGFSIFMVFWIIFDYMKAFPNYHYNTVHIESLYQAEKKLFGTWQDGRLLTPNEYWSLHRYTLLDIASGIFYLCWVPVPLAFAGFLFFKDRRQFLYFSLSFLLVNLIGFAFYYIYPAAPPWYVQQYGFGFIPDTPGNTAGLGAFDRIFHVGIFKALYAKSSNVFAAMPSLHAAYPLIVLHYGVKNKLGAVNLLFVLVMAGIWFSAVYSSHHYVLDVLAGIACSVAGIFLFKWLSEKQSLVKKGLAAFENAIR, encoded by the coding sequence ATGCAAAGACCTTCTTCCCTTACTACTGTTTCTCTATTCACACGAAAAGACCTGCTGCTAACGGGTATCTTGTCTTTTGTCTATCTTTTGCTATCGTCATTTCTTATTGGATTCAAATCTGATCAACTGATACTAGTAGCATTGTTCAACACGTTTTACTACCTGTCTGCCGCCACCCGCAGATTCATCACAGGCTTTTCCATTTTCATGGTCTTCTGGATCATTTTTGATTACATGAAGGCATTTCCGAATTACCATTACAATACGGTGCATATAGAAAGCCTGTACCAGGCAGAAAAAAAACTGTTTGGCACCTGGCAAGACGGCCGGCTGCTGACACCCAATGAATATTGGTCTTTGCACCGCTATACCCTGCTGGATATAGCTTCGGGCATCTTTTATCTCTGCTGGGTGCCGGTGCCATTGGCTTTCGCGGGCTTTTTATTTTTTAAGGACCGCAGGCAGTTCCTTTATTTCTCGCTCAGCTTTCTGCTGGTGAACCTGATAGGATTTGCGTTCTATTATATTTATCCCGCAGCGCCGCCCTGGTATGTACAGCAATATGGTTTTGGCTTTATTCCGGACACACCAGGCAATACCGCCGGCCTAGGGGCGTTCGACCGTATTTTTCATGTGGGGATATTCAAAGCCCTGTATGCTAAAAGCTCTAATGTGTTCGCTGCCATGCCTTCGCTGCATGCCGCATATCCGCTGATCGTGTTGCATTACGGTGTCAAAAACAAGCTGGGAGCCGTCAACCTCCTGTTTGTGCTGGTAATGGCAGGCATCTGGTTCTCGGCAGTATATTCGAGCCATCATTATGTATTGGATGTGCTGGCCGGCATCGCCTGTTCGGTAGCCGGGATATTCCTGTTCAAATGGCTGTCGGAAAAACAATCCCTCGTCAAAAAAGGACTGGCCGCTTTTGAGAACGCTATACGTTGA